From one Gadus morhua chromosome 8, gadMor3.0, whole genome shotgun sequence genomic stretch:
- the admp gene encoding anti-dorsalizing morphogenic protein: MQLQTMSEMLLFVLSVASLLCRSAGRPSVNYLENHFETEEVRSEAIKRLLEVFGMEDPPHARGHKQAPQYMLDLYNTVADVDGVTKDPYLLEGNTVRSFFDKLRSEQEYRFNLSNVARTEKVLTAELHLFKLRPQSTVAFNRHHFCQVSVYQVLDITKKNITQDRKLLSSRLIPIHSSGWEVFTITQAVRSWMVDEGNNQGLQVVVKTLGGSQVDMKLVRFASGRNHHQSKQPMLVVFTDDGRRSATLEGKGRQHPMDTPQLPHIPMAAGPPASRSARSLDYGDEDPGSAAAAAACQRLPLYVDFEEIGWSSWIVSPRGYNAYHCKGSCPFPLGQNMRPSNHATVQSIINALKLTRGIETPCCVPDKLFSINLLYFDDEENVVLKQYDDMVAGSCGCH; this comes from the exons ATGCAGCTGCAAACCATGTCCGAGATGCTCCTCTTCGTTCTCAGCGTCGCCTCTCTATTGTGCAGGTCTGCCGGGAGGCCCTCCGTCAACTATTTGGAGAACCACTTCGAGACGGAAGAGGTTCGCTCCGAAGCCATCAAGAGGCTTTTGGAAGTTTTTGGAATGGAGGACCCCCCTCATGCTCGGGGCCACAAACAAGCGCCCCAATATATGCTCGATTTGTACAATACAGTGGCAGATGTGGACGGCGTTACCAAGGACCCTTATCTTTTGGAAGGAAATACCGTGCGCAGTTTCTTTGACAAAT TGCGCAGTGAACAAGAATACAGGTTCAATCTGTCCAACGTGGCCAGAACCGAGAAGGTCCTGACTGCTGAGCTGCATCTTTTCAAGTTGCGCCCTCAGTCAACCGTTGCATTCAACAGACATCATTTCTGCCAG GTCAGCGTCTATCAGGTGCTTGATATCACGAAAAAGAACATCACGCAGGACAGAAAGCTGCTGTCCTCTCGACTCATCCCCATCCACTCAAGCGGCTGGGAAGTGTTCACCATCACCCAAGCT GTGCGCTCCTGGATGGTGGACGAGGGCAACAACCAGGGTCTCCAGGTAGTAGTGAAGACCCTGGGCGGCAGCCAGGTAGACATGAAGCTGGTGCGCTTCGCCTCCGGACGCAACCACCACCAGAGCAAGCAGCCCATGCTGGTGGTGTTCACCGACGACGGCCGGCGCTCCGCCACGCTTGAGGGAAAAGGTAGGCAAC ATCCCATGGACACGCCCCAGCTGCCCCACATACCCATGGCGGCGGGCCCCCCGGCCTCCCGCAGCGCCCGGTCCCTGGACTACGGCGACGAGGACCCCGgcagcgcggcggcggcggcggcctgccAGCGCCTGCCCCTCTACGTGGACTTCGAGGAGATCGGCTGGTCGAGCTGGATCGTGTCGCCGCGCGGCTACAACGCCTACCACTGCAAGGGCTCCTGCCCCTTCCCGCTGGGGCAGAACATGAGGCCCAGCAACCACGCCACGGTGCAGTCCATCATCAATGCCCTGAAGCTCACGCGGGGCATCGAGACGCCGTGCTGCGTGCCCGACAAGCTTTTCTCCATCAACCTGCTGTACTTTGACGACGAGGAGAACGTGGTGCTCAAGCAGTACGACGACATGGTGGCAGGGAGCTGTGGCTGCCACTga